The following are from one region of the Hyalangium gracile genome:
- a CDS encoding regulatory protein RecX gives MDTEQDGPEAVQRATEACLRLLAVRARSRHELRLYLTRKKFSIPVQDQVLEKLQGFGYVDDARFARERAASLLQKGRLGPQAVLHRLEAHGLGAEEAREALAAATGAVDFDSLAAARQVLERRGMLGRRLDAKEHARAGRLLLSRGFSEEVVQRLLGEPSLDPPGLDD, from the coding sequence ATGGACACGGAGCAGGATGGCCCCGAGGCCGTGCAGCGAGCGACAGAAGCGTGCCTGCGGCTGTTGGCCGTGCGCGCTCGGAGCCGGCACGAGCTGCGGCTCTACCTGACGCGCAAGAAGTTCTCCATCCCGGTGCAGGACCAGGTGCTGGAGAAGCTTCAGGGCTTCGGCTACGTGGACGACGCGCGCTTCGCCCGGGAGCGGGCAGCCTCGCTGCTGCAGAAGGGGCGGCTGGGGCCCCAGGCGGTGCTCCATCGGCTGGAGGCCCACGGACTGGGGGCCGAGGAGGCGCGCGAGGCGCTGGCCGCCGCTACCGGCGCCGTGGACTTCGACTCGCTGGCCGCCGCCCGGCAGGTGCTGGAGCGCCGGGGGATGCTCGGGCGCCGGCTCGATGCCAAGGAGCACGCGAGGGCCGGACGCCTCCTCCTCAGCCGGGGTTTCTCCGAGGAAGTCGTCCAGCGGCTGCTCGGTGAACCATCGCTGGATCCGCCGGGGCTGGACGATTAG
- a CDS encoding FHA domain-containing protein, producing the protein MSTPSGSKNYALKFISGKYQGGEFPLKADKQIVIGRSSELDMVLVEDMVSRKHAKIMISAGNITIEDLGSTNGTFVNGEKVKQARLKEGDRILIGTSILKLIQQGADSANVDENVVKQKLEEAAAAQAARSTKTSSMTGKIEEIPLPDLLQLFHTSKKNGVLVITSDREGKIYLRQGRVYYAVIDENHNLGPQKSFNRIITWETGDFELRPADNQEFMVELDSSTEALLMDALRQLDEFKRIQGNLPDMAAPMRLSQPMTAPLKELTPELLDVLQLVHNYGSLGGVLDHADQDDVLTAEAVVQLLKREYIQPG; encoded by the coding sequence GTGAGCACTCCGAGCGGGTCGAAGAACTACGCCCTGAAGTTCATCTCTGGGAAGTACCAGGGCGGCGAGTTCCCCCTGAAGGCGGACAAGCAGATCGTCATCGGCCGGTCGAGCGAGCTCGACATGGTGCTCGTCGAGGACATGGTCTCGCGCAAGCACGCGAAGATCATGATCAGCGCCGGGAACATCACCATCGAGGATCTCGGCTCGACCAACGGCACCTTCGTCAACGGCGAGAAGGTGAAGCAGGCGCGGCTGAAGGAGGGGGACCGAATTCTCATCGGCACCTCCATCCTCAAGCTCATCCAGCAGGGCGCGGACTCGGCCAACGTGGACGAGAACGTCGTCAAGCAGAAGCTGGAAGAGGCGGCGGCGGCGCAGGCGGCGCGCTCCACGAAGACTTCCTCCATGACGGGGAAGATCGAGGAGATCCCGCTGCCGGACCTGCTGCAGCTGTTCCACACCTCCAAGAAGAACGGCGTGCTGGTCATCACCAGCGACCGGGAGGGGAAGATCTACCTGCGCCAGGGCCGCGTGTACTACGCGGTGATCGACGAGAACCACAACCTGGGTCCGCAGAAGAGCTTCAACCGCATCATCACCTGGGAGACGGGCGACTTCGAGCTGCGCCCGGCGGACAACCAGGAGTTCATGGTGGAGCTGGACTCGTCCACCGAGGCGCTCCTGATGGACGCGCTGCGCCAGCTGGACGAGTTCAAGCGCATCCAGGGCAACCTGCCGGACATGGCCGCTCCCATGCGGCTCTCCCAGCCGATGACGGCGCCGCTCAAGGAGCTGACGCCGGAGCTGCTGGACGTGCTGCAGCTGGTGCACAACTACGGCAGCCTCGGCGGGGTGCTGGACCACGCGGACCAGGACGACGTGCTGACGGCGGAGGCCGTCGTCCAGCTGCTCAAGCGCGAGTACATTCAGCCGGGGTGA
- the rpsI gene encoding 30S ribosomal protein S9, protein MPINPENGFYATGRRKEATARVWLKAGTGVVSINGRDINNYFGRETSKMVLFQPLEVLEQKGKIDLTVNVKGGGLSGQAGAIRHGIARALCAFNPEFRPVLKKAGFLTRDARAVERKKYGQPGARRRFQFSKR, encoded by the coding sequence ATGCCTATCAACCCTGAGAATGGTTTCTACGCCACTGGCCGCCGCAAGGAGGCCACCGCTCGCGTGTGGCTGAAGGCCGGCACCGGCGTCGTGTCGATCAACGGCCGCGACATCAACAACTACTTCGGCCGTGAGACCTCGAAGATGGTGCTGTTCCAGCCCCTCGAGGTCCTCGAGCAGAAGGGCAAGATCGACCTGACGGTGAACGTCAAGGGCGGCGGCCTGTCCGGCCAGGCGGGCGCCATCCGCCACGGCATTGCCCGCGCGCTGTGCGCCTTCAACCCGGAGTTCCGTCCGGTGCTGAAGAAGGCCGGCTTCCTCACCCGTGACGCCCGCGCCGTCGAGCGCAAGAAGTACGGCCAGCCGGGTGCGCGTCGCCGGTTCCAGTTCTCCAAGCGCTAG
- the rplM gene encoding 50S ribosomal protein L13 produces the protein MSQRTYSAKASDIKREWHVVDVSDKVLGRAASQIATLLKGKHKAMYTPSIDTGDHVIVINAAKVKVTGTKEKDKLYYRHPRAGFPGALKITNLEKLRQRHPEDIIINAVRRMLPRNALGRQMMTKLKVYAGDTHPHAAQKPAARAVEA, from the coding sequence ATGTCGCAGAGGACCTACAGCGCGAAAGCGTCTGACATCAAGCGCGAGTGGCACGTGGTGGACGTCTCGGACAAGGTGCTGGGCCGCGCCGCCAGCCAGATCGCCACCCTGCTCAAGGGCAAGCACAAGGCGATGTACACCCCGTCCATCGACACCGGGGACCACGTCATCGTCATCAACGCCGCCAAGGTGAAGGTGACGGGCACCAAGGAGAAGGACAAGCTCTACTACCGCCACCCGCGGGCGGGCTTCCCTGGCGCCCTGAAGATCACCAACCTCGAGAAGCTGCGCCAGCGGCACCCTGAGGACATCATCATCAACGCCGTGCGCCGCATGCTCCCGCGCAACGCGCTGGGCCGGCAGATGATGACCAAGCTCAAGGTCTACGCGGGTGACACCCACCCCCACGCCGCGCAGAAGCCCGCCGCGCGCGCGGTCGAGGCGTAA
- a CDS encoding outer membrane protein assembly factor BamD: MRLAVSCLTALLLLSTGCASLERNAGDPDYASKAEENLALGNEALENRDFYKAEKYFEFVKTKFPYLEASKEAELKLGDVAFEQDQFPEARELYLSFIKLHPTHPRVDYAAYRAALTHVKDMPSDFFLLPPSEEKDQTEVQSALRAMTDFLRQYPDSQYAAEAKVQEAEARRRLAEHELYVAAFYRKRQRWNAVAQRLEAMLSRYPGTQYEEEALFSLHDAYLRLKQPERAQETLRKVIQRLPNTPAAQRAQRMLGS; encoded by the coding sequence ATGCGTCTCGCCGTCTCCTGCCTGACTGCCCTCCTGCTGCTCTCCACCGGCTGTGCCTCGCTCGAGCGCAACGCCGGCGACCCGGACTACGCCTCCAAGGCCGAGGAGAACCTCGCCCTCGGGAACGAGGCGCTCGAGAACCGGGACTTCTACAAGGCCGAGAAGTACTTCGAGTTCGTGAAGACGAAGTTCCCCTACCTGGAGGCCTCCAAGGAGGCGGAGCTGAAGCTGGGGGACGTGGCCTTCGAGCAGGACCAGTTCCCCGAGGCACGCGAGCTGTACCTGTCCTTCATCAAGCTCCACCCCACGCACCCCCGGGTGGACTACGCGGCGTACCGGGCGGCCCTCACCCACGTGAAGGACATGCCCTCGGACTTCTTCCTGCTGCCGCCGTCGGAGGAGAAGGACCAGACGGAGGTGCAGTCCGCGCTCCGGGCGATGACGGACTTCCTGCGCCAGTACCCGGATTCGCAGTACGCGGCGGAGGCGAAGGTCCAGGAGGCCGAGGCCAGGCGCCGGCTGGCCGAGCACGAGCTGTACGTGGCCGCCTTCTACCGCAAGCGCCAGCGCTGGAACGCCGTGGCCCAGCGGCTGGAGGCCATGCTGAGCCGCTACCCGGGGACGCAGTACGAGGAGGAGGCGCTCTTCTCCCTCCATGATGCGTACCTGCGGCTCAAGCAGCCGGAGCGGGCCCAGGAGACGCTGCGCAAGGTAATCCAGCGGCTGCCGAACACGCCCGCCGCGCAGCGGGCCCAGCGCATGCTCGGGTCGTGA
- a CDS encoding ATP-dependent helicase gives MDLSKLNPPQRDAVTTLEGPLLVLAGAGSGKTRVITHRIVHLLNERPLGATARNILAVTFTNKAATEMKERLVKMAGPRAQSVLVCTFHAFGAEMLREDIHRLGWPKKFAIADMGDQLALIRRAMRDHKVDDRAFDARKVLTLISKAKNSGQPPSPKPEGMGDDYDLITHMVYPGYQLALKAQGSVDFDDLLVLPARLLREHEDLKQKYTRRFRYLLVDEFQDTNLAQMDLLRLLAGEAKNVCAVGDDDQAIYSWRGAEVKNILQFDNYFPGTKEVRLEQNYRSMQVVLDAANAVIAKNPERKAKRMWTDRAGGERIKVVKCPNEEEEARYVAREIEKHIAHGIPADDIAVLYRTNGQSRPIEESLREKGIAYEVVGGSEFFDRREVKDVIAYFKVIANPKDEVSLLRIVNVPARGIGDVTMERLNGHARNQGVSLWEAMERSEQYEDLPAGAGGKVREFLRMIERYRGLFEGGNLAHVTRQLLEEIGFKEAARSMALSATSADKKLKSVDQVLNSLEAFEKREGPKASLLTYLNRLSLDTRQEEEEVPGGNRRVTLMTVHASKGLEYRLVFFIGMEEDLMPHKGMQGEPQNLEEERRLCYVGITRAKELLYLTRAAIRVKRGKDVPCTPSRFLEDLPAEVVEQIDLEAPRTGAPTEQEKNFFANLKERFKAKGAGGGPAPR, from the coding sequence ATGGACCTCTCGAAGCTCAACCCCCCTCAGCGCGATGCGGTGACGACCCTCGAAGGCCCCCTGCTCGTGCTGGCGGGCGCCGGAAGTGGGAAGACGCGCGTCATCACGCACCGCATCGTCCACCTGCTCAACGAGCGGCCTCTCGGGGCCACCGCTCGCAACATCCTGGCCGTCACCTTCACCAACAAGGCCGCCACCGAGATGAAGGAGCGGCTCGTGAAGATGGCGGGCCCCCGCGCACAAAGTGTCCTGGTGTGCACCTTCCACGCCTTTGGTGCGGAGATGCTCCGGGAGGACATCCACCGGCTGGGCTGGCCCAAGAAGTTCGCCATCGCGGACATGGGGGACCAGCTGGCGCTCATCCGCCGGGCCATGCGCGATCATAAGGTGGACGATCGCGCCTTCGACGCGCGCAAGGTGCTGACGCTCATCTCCAAGGCGAAGAACTCGGGGCAGCCGCCGTCCCCGAAGCCGGAGGGGATGGGGGACGACTACGATCTCATCACCCACATGGTGTACCCGGGCTACCAGCTGGCGCTGAAGGCGCAGGGCTCGGTGGACTTCGACGATCTGCTGGTGCTGCCGGCGCGGCTGCTGCGCGAGCACGAGGACCTGAAGCAGAAGTACACGCGGCGCTTCCGCTACCTGCTGGTGGACGAGTTCCAGGACACGAACCTGGCGCAGATGGATCTGCTGCGGCTGCTGGCGGGCGAGGCGAAGAACGTGTGCGCGGTGGGGGACGACGACCAGGCCATCTACAGCTGGCGTGGCGCGGAGGTGAAGAACATCCTCCAGTTCGACAACTACTTCCCGGGCACGAAGGAGGTGCGGCTGGAGCAGAACTACCGCTCCATGCAGGTGGTGCTGGACGCCGCCAACGCCGTCATCGCGAAGAACCCAGAGCGCAAGGCCAAGCGCATGTGGACGGACCGCGCGGGCGGCGAGCGCATCAAGGTGGTGAAGTGCCCCAATGAGGAGGAGGAGGCGCGCTACGTCGCGCGGGAGATCGAGAAGCACATCGCCCACGGCATCCCCGCGGACGACATTGCGGTCCTCTACCGCACCAACGGGCAGTCCCGGCCCATCGAGGAGTCGCTGCGCGAGAAGGGCATCGCCTACGAGGTGGTGGGCGGCAGCGAGTTCTTCGATCGGCGCGAGGTGAAGGACGTCATCGCCTACTTCAAGGTGATCGCCAACCCGAAGGACGAGGTGAGCCTGCTGCGCATCGTCAACGTGCCGGCGCGAGGCATCGGCGACGTGACGATGGAGCGGCTGAACGGGCACGCTCGCAACCAGGGCGTGTCGCTCTGGGAGGCGATGGAGCGCAGCGAGCAGTACGAGGACCTCCCGGCGGGCGCGGGCGGCAAGGTGCGCGAGTTCCTCCGGATGATCGAGCGCTACCGGGGGCTGTTCGAGGGCGGCAACCTGGCGCACGTGACGCGCCAGCTGCTGGAGGAGATCGGCTTCAAGGAGGCGGCGCGCTCGATGGCGCTCTCGGCGACGTCGGCGGACAAGAAGCTGAAGTCCGTGGACCAGGTGCTCAACTCGCTGGAGGCCTTCGAGAAGCGGGAGGGGCCCAAGGCCAGCCTGCTGACGTACCTGAACCGCCTGAGCCTGGACACGCGGCAGGAGGAGGAGGAAGTCCCCGGGGGCAACCGGCGCGTCACCTTGATGACGGTGCACGCCTCCAAGGGGCTGGAGTACCGGCTGGTCTTCTTCATCGGGATGGAGGAGGACCTGATGCCCCACAAGGGCATGCAGGGCGAGCCCCAGAACCTGGAGGAGGAGCGCCGGCTCTGCTACGTGGGCATCACCCGGGCCAAGGAGCTCCTCTATTTGACGCGAGCCGCCATCCGGGTGAAGCGGGGCAAGGACGTGCCCTGTACGCCGTCCCGCTTCCTGGAGGACCTGCCGGCCGAGGTGGTGGAGCAGATCGACCTGGAGGCCCCCCGGACGGGCGCCCCCACCGAGCAGGAGAAGAACTTCTTCGCCAACCTGAAGGAGCGCTTCAAGGCCAAGGGGGCAGGCGGGGGACCAGCCCCGAGATAG
- a CDS encoding CAP domain-containing protein translates to MKRGFSVLVGAVLLAGCGAEERVETTAEGVLGEGLRVERESAVERELAALAYCDDVANWSTAWTDFENQVLTLVNQKRAAGATCGGVSKPPVPALTLDTKLRCAARKHSKDMGDNNFFSHVGSDGSTFSQRITSAGYRWRSAGENIGAGYATPAAVVNGWMASTGHCNNIMNGGFKQLGVGYYSRSGSPYTHYWTQSFAAPL, encoded by the coding sequence ATGAAACGAGGATTCTCCGTGCTGGTGGGCGCCGTGCTGCTGGCTGGCTGTGGAGCAGAGGAGCGTGTCGAGACGACGGCGGAGGGCGTGCTCGGAGAGGGCCTGCGGGTAGAGCGCGAGTCCGCCGTGGAGCGCGAGCTCGCGGCCCTGGCGTACTGCGATGACGTGGCGAACTGGAGCACGGCGTGGACCGACTTCGAGAACCAGGTCCTCACGTTGGTGAACCAGAAGCGCGCGGCGGGGGCCACGTGCGGTGGCGTCTCCAAGCCCCCCGTGCCCGCGCTCACGCTGGACACGAAGCTGCGCTGCGCCGCGCGCAAGCACTCGAAGGACATGGGGGACAACAACTTCTTCAGCCACGTGGGCTCGGACGGCTCGACGTTCTCCCAGCGCATCACGTCTGCGGGCTACCGCTGGCGCTCCGCGGGAGAGAACATCGGAGCAGGGTACGCCACGCCGGCCGCGGTGGTGAACGGCTGGATGGCCAGCACGGGCCACTGCAACAACATCATGAACGGCGGCTTCAAGCAGCTGGGCGTGGGGTACTACTCCCGGTCCGGCAGCCCCTACACCCACTACTGGACGCAGTCGTTCGCCGCGCCGCTGTAG
- a CDS encoding type IV pilus twitching motility protein PilT gives MELNEILQIALRGGASDIHLKAGLPPMFRVDGSLVPLKDGKRLPPEEVARMAFGIMNEFQKEKFKASNEVDLAYGVPGLGRFRVNIFQQRGTIGAVLRVIPFKVMTIKDLLLPPILEKIVGEERGLILVTGTTGSGKSTTLAAMIDHINANETNHIMTVEDPIEFLIRDKRSIINQREVGVDTLSFSQALKSALRQDPDVILVGEMRDYETIETALHAAETGHLVMSTLHTLDATETINRIVSAFPPHQQKQVRLQLAAVLKAVVSQRLIPRADGKGRVAAVEVLRVTARVRELIEDKDRTKEIHDAISQGFDTYGMQTFDQSLMGLVRNGLVSYEEAHRQATNPDDFALRFSGVSGTADSKWDNFDGKSGEQRPVPGSAQFAQKGQPGAGAPPAPAAGARPGAATPAPGARPPPPPAAAAGRPAAPGARPPPPPAAAQGGDDDFSIERF, from the coding sequence ATGGAACTCAACGAGATTCTCCAGATCGCTCTTCGAGGCGGCGCCTCGGACATCCATCTCAAGGCCGGACTGCCGCCCATGTTCCGCGTGGACGGCTCCCTCGTGCCCCTCAAGGACGGCAAGCGGCTGCCGCCAGAGGAAGTGGCGCGGATGGCGTTCGGCATCATGAACGAGTTCCAGAAGGAGAAGTTCAAGGCGAGCAACGAAGTGGACCTCGCCTACGGAGTTCCCGGCCTGGGCCGCTTCCGCGTGAACATCTTCCAGCAGCGCGGCACCATCGGCGCGGTGCTCCGCGTCATCCCCTTCAAGGTGATGACGATCAAGGATCTGCTCCTGCCGCCCATCCTCGAGAAGATCGTCGGCGAGGAGCGCGGACTGATCCTCGTCACGGGGACGACGGGCTCCGGTAAGTCGACGACGCTCGCGGCGATGATCGATCACATCAACGCCAACGAGACCAACCACATCATGACGGTCGAGGACCCGATCGAGTTCCTCATCCGTGACAAGCGCTCCATCATCAACCAGCGCGAGGTGGGCGTGGACACGCTCTCCTTCTCGCAAGCCCTCAAGAGCGCGCTGCGCCAGGACCCGGACGTCATCCTGGTGGGCGAGATGCGTGACTACGAGACCATCGAGACGGCGCTCCACGCGGCGGAGACGGGCCACCTGGTGATGTCGACGCTGCACACGCTGGACGCCACGGAGACGATCAACCGCATCGTGTCCGCCTTCCCTCCGCACCAGCAGAAGCAGGTGCGTCTGCAGCTGGCGGCGGTGCTCAAGGCGGTGGTCAGCCAGCGCCTCATCCCGCGCGCGGACGGCAAGGGCCGTGTGGCCGCGGTGGAAGTGCTGCGCGTCACCGCGCGTGTGCGCGAGCTCATCGAGGACAAGGACCGCACGAAGGAGATCCACGACGCCATCTCGCAGGGCTTCGACACCTACGGGATGCAGACGTTCGATCAGTCGCTGATGGGCCTGGTGCGCAACGGCCTCGTCTCGTACGAGGAGGCGCACCGTCAGGCGACGAACCCGGACGACTTCGCGCTGCGCTTCTCTGGCGTCAGCGGCACGGCCGACTCCAAGTGGGACAACTTCGACGGCAAGTCCGGCGAGCAGCGTCCGGTGCCGGGCTCCGCGCAGTTCGCGCAGAAGGGGCAGCCTGGGGCCGGGGCTCCGCCTGCGCCTGCCGCGGGGGCTCGTCCGGGCGCGGCGACGCCGGCTCCGGGCGCCCGTCCTCCGCCTCCGCCCGCCGCCGCGGCTGGGCGTCCCGCCGCTCCCGGTGCGCGTCCTCCGCCTCCGCCCGCCGCCGCGCAGGGTGGCGACGACGACTTCAGCATCGAGCGGTTCTGA
- a CDS encoding N-acetylmuramoyl-L-alanine amidase family protein, which translates to MTLRTFVPLVLLLATSARAERIPRIVIDPGHGGSQEGAKGPGTLQEKEVVLQIARKLRERLEKEAGAQVFLTREKDGTLPLPQRVDFANSKRPDLFLSIHANSMPTKKLRERIEGIETYFLSATASGAGARATADRENAEVSSGPSVQADSTLSFILNDLARMEAHADSSRLAYAIHQQLISATGASDRGVLQAPFFVLTGVEAPAVLIEVGYISHPHEGVQLGRAEYQEKLTSAITEGVKNFLGQVRKRDVRPAVEAPAEAEEAPAVAAPATL; encoded by the coding sequence ATGACGCTCCGCACCTTCGTCCCTCTCGTGCTGCTGCTGGCCACCTCCGCTCGCGCCGAGCGCATCCCTCGCATCGTCATCGATCCGGGGCACGGCGGCTCGCAGGAGGGAGCGAAGGGGCCTGGGACGCTGCAGGAGAAGGAGGTCGTCCTGCAGATCGCCCGGAAGCTGCGCGAGCGGCTGGAGAAGGAGGCGGGGGCGCAGGTGTTCCTCACGCGCGAGAAGGACGGGACGCTGCCGCTGCCTCAGCGCGTGGACTTCGCCAACAGCAAGCGGCCGGACCTGTTCCTGTCCATCCACGCCAACTCCATGCCCACGAAGAAGCTGCGCGAGCGCATCGAGGGCATCGAGACGTACTTCCTGTCCGCGACGGCCTCGGGAGCGGGGGCGCGGGCCACGGCGGACCGCGAGAACGCGGAGGTCTCCTCGGGGCCGTCCGTCCAGGCCGACTCCACGCTGAGCTTCATCCTCAACGATCTGGCGCGCATGGAGGCGCACGCGGACTCGTCTCGCCTGGCGTACGCCATCCACCAGCAGCTCATCTCCGCCACGGGGGCCTCGGACCGAGGCGTCCTGCAGGCGCCCTTCTTCGTCCTCACGGGCGTGGAGGCCCCAGCCGTCCTCATCGAGGTGGGCTACATCTCCCACCCGCACGAGGGAGTCCAGCTGGGCCGGGCCGAGTACCAGGAGAAGCTCACCTCGGCCATCACCGAGGGGGTGAAGAACTTTCTGGGGCAGGTGCGCAAGCGGGATGTCCGGCCGGCGGTGGAGGCGCCCGCCGAGGCGGAAGAGGCCCCCGCGGTGGCGGCCCCAGCGACTCTTTGA
- the selD gene encoding selenide, water dikinase SelD codes for MADEQHQHKRLTELSHCAGUAAKLRPADLAQVLRRLKRAKGPQALVGFATNDDAAVYRLTPGLAVVETVDFFPPVVDDPFQFGAIAAANALSDIYAMGARPIFALNLVGFPKELPLDILEEILAGGQSKADEAGIPILGGHSVQDPEPKYGMAVTGVVHPKKVLTNAGAKPGDVLLLTKPLGSGIATTAIKRGVASKALTKRVVGVMSALNRAAGEVFASGKFKVNALTDVTGFGLLGHLLEMMTGAKARALLALERIPIIQEVPALASQGVVPGGTKANLLHVSPRVRFPEGLPEDIQWVLADAQTNGGLLASVPARDARKALLALDKAGVEAALIGEVARGRPGIDVVG; via the coding sequence ATGGCGGACGAACAGCACCAGCACAAGCGCCTCACCGAACTGAGTCACTGCGCGGGCTGAGCTGCGAAGCTCCGGCCCGCGGACTTGGCGCAGGTCTTGCGTCGACTGAAGAGAGCGAAGGGACCGCAGGCGTTGGTGGGGTTCGCCACCAACGATGACGCGGCCGTGTACCGTCTGACGCCCGGCCTGGCCGTGGTGGAGACGGTGGACTTCTTCCCGCCGGTGGTGGACGACCCGTTCCAGTTCGGGGCCATCGCCGCGGCGAACGCGCTCTCGGACATCTATGCGATGGGCGCCAGGCCCATCTTCGCGCTGAACCTGGTGGGGTTCCCCAAGGAGCTGCCGCTCGACATCCTCGAGGAGATCCTCGCGGGCGGGCAGTCGAAGGCGGACGAGGCGGGCATCCCCATCCTCGGTGGCCACAGCGTGCAGGACCCCGAGCCCAAGTACGGCATGGCCGTCACCGGCGTGGTGCACCCGAAGAAGGTGCTCACCAACGCGGGCGCGAAGCCGGGGGACGTGCTGCTGCTCACCAAGCCCCTGGGCTCGGGCATCGCCACCACGGCCATCAAGCGGGGCGTGGCGTCCAAGGCCCTGACGAAGCGGGTGGTGGGGGTGATGTCCGCGCTCAACCGCGCCGCGGGCGAGGTGTTCGCCTCCGGGAAGTTCAAGGTGAACGCGCTCACGGACGTGACGGGCTTCGGGCTGCTGGGGCACCTGCTGGAGATGATGACGGGAGCCAAGGCGCGGGCGCTGCTGGCGCTGGAGCGCATCCCCATCATCCAGGAGGTGCCGGCGCTGGCGTCGCAGGGCGTGGTACCGGGCGGGACGAAGGCGAACCTCCTTCACGTGAGCCCGCGCGTGCGCTTCCCCGAGGGGCTGCCCGAGGACATCCAGTGGGTGCTCGCGGACGCGCAGACCAACGGAGGGCTGCTGGCCTCCGTGCCTGCTCGGGACGCGCGCAAGGCGCTCCTGGCGCTGGACAAGGCCGGCGTGGAGGCCGCCCTCATCGGCGAGGTGGCGCGCGGTCGCCCCGGCATCGATGTCGTGGGCTGA
- a CDS encoding glycoside hydrolase family 3 N-terminal domain-containing protein gives MHGVLRSSLVSLLLLLCAFDEASAQTKAKSNKGLAERTPDEARVERVLQSLSLRDKVGQLLLAYPQISKDAPVEVGGVLFVGATLRKIPEARDRIRTSRERARVPPFFAVDIEGGSFNRLSRHPSIQQLPLARDMAGLADSEVEGWGVRVGKAMREVGLNMNLAPVFDVAPSGHMFRNGRAFSGNPEVVKQKATAFARGLARSGVAAIGKHFPGYGDLDADSDHERATVDWDEQRVRTEASVFRSANPFLGGVMMSNIVYSKFGPRPAILEPSLVSLAHENGWITITDDVAIRALAEQIGAEREEVVRLAFLAGNDLILTTEPPDWSGGLDYFGILTKLAQSEPRMAEQLDAAVRRVLRLKDRLGLLDGM, from the coding sequence ATGCACGGAGTCCTTCGCTCATCGCTCGTGTCCCTGCTGTTGCTGCTCTGCGCCTTCGACGAGGCCTCCGCCCAGACGAAGGCGAAGTCGAACAAGGGGCTCGCCGAGCGCACTCCCGATGAGGCTCGCGTCGAGCGCGTCCTCCAGTCGCTGTCCCTGCGCGACAAGGTGGGGCAGCTGCTGCTCGCCTATCCGCAGATCAGCAAGGACGCGCCAGTCGAGGTCGGCGGCGTGCTCTTCGTCGGGGCCACGCTCCGCAAGATTCCCGAGGCCAGGGACCGCATCCGCACGTCCCGCGAGCGCGCCCGGGTTCCGCCCTTCTTCGCCGTGGACATCGAAGGCGGCAGCTTCAACCGCCTCAGCCGGCACCCCTCCATCCAGCAACTGCCGCTCGCGCGCGACATGGCGGGGCTGGCCGACTCCGAGGTGGAGGGCTGGGGCGTGCGCGTCGGCAAGGCGATGCGCGAGGTGGGGCTCAACATGAACCTGGCCCCCGTGTTCGACGTGGCCCCCTCGGGCCACATGTTCCGCAACGGCCGCGCCTTCTCCGGCAACCCCGAGGTGGTGAAGCAGAAAGCCACCGCCTTCGCCCGCGGCCTGGCCAGGTCCGGCGTGGCCGCCATCGGCAAGCACTTCCCGGGCTACGGAGATCTCGACGCCGACTCGGACCACGAGCGCGCCACCGTGGACTGGGACGAGCAGCGCGTGCGCACCGAGGCCTCCGTGTTCCGCTCCGCCAACCCGTTCCTCGGCGGGGTGATGATGTCCAACATCGTCTACTCGAAGTTCGGCCCCAGGCCCGCCATCCTCGAGCCGTCACTCGTCTCCCTGGCCCACGAGAACGGGTGGATCACCATCACCGACGACGTGGCCATCCGCGCCCTCGCCGAGCAGATCGGCGCCGAGCGCGAGGAGGTGGTGCGCCTGGCCTTCCTCGCCGGCAACGATCTCATCCTCACCACCGAGCCCCCCGACTGGAGCGGCGGCCTGGACTACTTCGGCATCCTCACGAAGCTGGCCCAGTCCGAGCCCCGCATGGCCGAGCAGCTGGACGCGGCCGTCCGGCGCGTCCTGCGCCTGAAGGATCGGCTGGGGCTGCTGGACGGCATGTAG
- a CDS encoding caib/baif family protein: MKEKGTRAPTPEMVTEEAAAREAVVALGKREFMDQFQKLAKSFASDPGNPGSYACEGCQRCANCMFCKDCDSCYHCTHCVRCELCNNCSHCVDSKSCHACAYCVQCENCTGSAYLILCRSLQDCNYCFGCVGLSKKDFHILNVPFSRTEYFKVTHRLRKELGIP; this comes from the coding sequence GTGAAGGAGAAAGGAACGCGCGCGCCCACCCCGGAGATGGTGACGGAGGAGGCCGCGGCGCGAGAGGCGGTGGTGGCGCTGGGCAAGCGGGAGTTCATGGACCAGTTCCAGAAGCTGGCCAAGTCGTTCGCCTCGGATCCAGGCAACCCGGGCTCGTACGCGTGCGAGGGGTGCCAGCGCTGCGCCAACTGCATGTTCTGCAAGGACTGCGACAGCTGCTACCACTGCACCCACTGCGTGCGCTGCGAGCTGTGCAACAACTGCTCGCACTGCGTGGACTCGAAGAGCTGCCACGCGTGCGCCTACTGCGTGCAGTGCGAGAACTGCACCGGCAGCGCGTACCTCATCCTCTGCCGCAGCCTGCAGGACTGTAACTACTGCTTCGGCTGCGTGGGCCTGTCCAAGAAGGACTTCCACATCCTCAACGTGCCCTTCTCGAGGACCGAGTACTTCAAGGTGACCCACCGGCTGCGCAAGGAGCTGGGCATCCCTTGA